A region of Aphanothece sacrum FPU1 DNA encodes the following proteins:
- a CDS encoding ABC1 kinase family protein: MRQLETAKKYRWNQENYSITGRRLDIWRFVLLLLSQFWLNGKKWSYRGGYTDQKLANRRVKQAVWIRENLLNLGPTFIKVGQLFSTRADLFPSEYVDELSKLQDEVPAFTYEQATAIIEKEFGKPLAKLYRSFDPVPIAAASLGQVHKAKLHTGEEVVVKVQRPGLKQLFTIDLAILKRIAQYFQNHPRWGKGRDWSGIYEECCRILWLETDYLNEGQNADTFRRNFRGEDWVRVPRVYWRYTSARILTLEYLPGIKISHYEGLEAAGLDRKLLAKLGAKAYLSQLLNDGFFHADPHPGNLAVSTDGALIFYDFGMMGRIETNVREKLMDTLFGVTQKDADRVVSSLIALGALAPTDDMGPVRRSIQFILDNFMDKPFEEQSVTQISEDLYEIAYDQPFRFPATFTFVMRAFSTLEGVGKGLDPDFNFMEVAQPFALQIVTDMNGTNGNSILDELGRQAVQVSNTALGLPRRIEDTLEKLERGDIRVRVRSTESERLLRRLSLMQMTTNYTLVISALAICATLLLVNGYVKVAVGVMIVTLAPAWALFRLLRRVGRLDKMF, translated from the coding sequence ATTAGACAATTAGAAACTGCTAAAAAGTACCGTTGGAATCAGGAAAATTATTCAATTACAGGCCGTCGTCTCGATATTTGGCGGTTTGTTCTATTATTACTTTCTCAATTTTGGCTCAATGGCAAAAAATGGAGCTATCGAGGAGGTTATACTGACCAAAAATTAGCTAATCGAAGGGTTAAACAAGCAGTTTGGATTAGAGAAAATTTACTAAATTTAGGGCCAACTTTCATTAAAGTAGGTCAACTTTTTTCTACGAGAGCAGATTTATTTCCCTCTGAATATGTAGACGAACTGTCTAAATTACAAGATGAAGTACCGGCCTTTACTTATGAGCAAGCCACTGCCATCATTGAAAAAGAATTCGGTAAACCCTTAGCCAAACTCTACCGAAGTTTTGATCCGGTTCCCATTGCGGCGGCAAGTTTAGGACAAGTTCACAAAGCTAAACTCCATACAGGGGAAGAAGTTGTGGTTAAGGTACAACGTCCGGGGTTAAAACAACTGTTTACCATCGATTTAGCCATTCTTAAGCGCATTGCCCAGTATTTTCAAAATCATCCTCGTTGGGGGAAAGGGAGAGACTGGAGTGGCATTTATGAAGAATGTTGTCGTATTCTTTGGTTAGAGACAGATTACCTCAACGAAGGACAAAATGCTGATACTTTTCGCCGCAATTTTCGCGGGGAAGACTGGGTAAGAGTACCGAGAGTTTATTGGCGATACACTTCTGCCCGTATCTTGACCTTAGAATACCTACCAGGCATTAAAATTAGTCATTATGAGGGATTAGAAGCGGCCGGTTTAGATCGCAAGCTTTTGGCGAAATTAGGGGCTAAAGCTTATTTATCTCAACTGCTCAATGACGGTTTTTTCCATGCTGATCCCCATCCAGGTAATCTGGCCGTGAGTACAGACGGGGCTTTAATCTTTTATGATTTTGGCATGATGGGCCGTATTGAAACCAATGTGCGCGAGAAGTTGATGGATACTCTATTTGGAGTTACTCAAAAAGATGCTGACCGTGTTGTCTCTTCTTTAATTGCATTGGGGGCCCTTGCACCTACGGATGATATGGGGCCAGTGCGTCGTTCTATTCAATTTATCCTCGATAATTTCATGGACAAACCTTTTGAGGAACAGTCTGTGACTCAAATTAGTGAGGATTTGTATGAAATTGCTTATGATCAGCCCTTTCGCTTCCCTGCTACCTTTACCTTTGTCATGCGGGCTTTTTCTACTTTAGAAGGAGTAGGAAAAGGATTAGATCCTGACTTTAACTTTATGGAAGTAGCACAACCGTTTGCCTTACAAATTGTGACTGATATGAATGGAACTAATGGCAATAGTATTCTCGATGAATTAGGTCGTCAGGCGGTTCAAGTCAGTAATACAGCTTTAGGACTACCTCGACGCATTGAGGATACCCTAGAAAAGTTAGAACGGGGAGATATTCGGGTTAGAGTTCGATCTACTGAATCTGAGCGTTTATTACGTCGTCTGAGTCTGATGCAAATGACAACTAACTATACCCTGGTGATCAGTGCGCTCGCTATTTGTGCTACCCTTTTATTGGTTAATGGTTATGTGAAAGTAGCTGTAGGGGTTATGATAGTAACATTAGCTCCGGCCTGGGCATTATTTCGTCTCCTCCGTCGTGTGGGACGTTTAGATAAAATGTTCTAA
- a CDS encoding Stp1/IreP family PP2C-type Ser/Thr phosphatase, giving the protein MMNRRFTGLTDTGLVRSVNQDNFYTDPEGRFFIVADGMGGHAGGEEASKIATKRIQAYLEKYWDSQKSSDSLLEAALLEANQGIIEDQESHPERAEMGTTVVVVIFRENQPWRAHVGDSRLYRLRNDQLEQVTEDHTWVARALKRGDMTPEEAKVNHYRHVLLQCLGRKEINTVEIFPLEVNSGDMLLLCSDGLTEEVSDELIQELFESKKSCEEIGTHLIEAAKEGGGSDNITVVIVAQD; this is encoded by the coding sequence ATGATGAATCGTCGTTTCACGGGTCTGACTGATACTGGACTTGTGCGGTCAGTTAATCAAGATAACTTTTACACCGACCCAGAAGGGCGATTTTTCATTGTCGCTGATGGAATGGGTGGTCATGCAGGTGGAGAAGAAGCCAGCAAAATTGCCACTAAACGGATACAAGCTTATCTAGAAAAATATTGGGATTCTCAGAAGTCTTCTGACAGTCTCCTAGAAGCAGCATTATTAGAGGCTAATCAAGGAATTATCGAAGATCAAGAAAGTCACCCCGAACGGGCCGAAATGGGAACTACTGTAGTTGTGGTTATATTTCGGGAGAATCAACCTTGGCGGGCCCATGTAGGTGATTCTCGTCTCTATCGCTTACGAAATGACCAATTAGAGCAAGTAACAGAGGATCATACTTGGGTCGCACGGGCCCTGAAAAGGGGAGATATGACTCCAGAAGAGGCAAAAGTTAATCATTATCGCCACGTCCTGTTGCAGTGTTTAGGACGTAAGGAGATTAATACAGTCGAAATTTTTCCTCTAGAGGTTAATTCAGGGGATATGCTTCTGTTGTGTAGTGATGGCTTAACTGAAGAGGTTTCTGACGAACTGATTCAAGAACTATTTGAGTCGAAAAAATCCTGTGAAGAGATTGGTACACACCTAATAGAAGCCGCTAAAGAGGGGGGAGGTTCTGATAATATTACTGTGGTCATTGTCGCTCAAGATTAA
- a CDS encoding DUF6825 family protein, whose product MSNPVLHAFFLGRAFAEVLSEKIEDTLTNALSDLGKFDAEQREQLRQFIEEVQTRAQRDVTQGNSVSTPGDDGADLQETIDDLRAEIARLKAELKNYRHQQV is encoded by the coding sequence ATGAGTAATCCCGTTCTTCATGCCTTCTTTTTGGGTAGAGCTTTTGCCGAAGTCTTAAGCGAAAAAATCGAAGACACCCTAACTAACGCCCTGAGTGACTTAGGTAAATTTGATGCAGAGCAACGGGAACAACTGCGCCAGTTTATCGAAGAAGTACAGACCCGGGCCCAACGGGATGTGACGCAAGGAAATAGTGTCTCAACCCCAGGAGATGATGGGGCAGATTTACAAGAAACCATTGACGACTTACGAGCCGAAATTGCGCGATTAAAAGCAGAATTAAAGAATTATCGCCATCAACAAGTCTAA